From Microcaecilia unicolor chromosome 11, aMicUni1.1, whole genome shotgun sequence, the proteins below share one genomic window:
- the LOC115481118 gene encoding olfactomedin-4-like yields the protein MEKTLLILILTLGCCTAAPSDSYNVTGSVDEGGQCLCTVILPDNSFPMHRMEFLEITSSNLSISVQQEITKIQSYRSSLAVYLERLSNLTLRVEKVELGILSYTELDFALLKLEIKEMESLAVQLRTSLNGSNIIAETLFMEIQNISVMVNQLESYDKNNVLAVRREITSLRKRLQDCEKNQTVLSPPPVTYGTCDHGRLINVTKPFVVQLNWRGFSYKYGGWGKDSFVETSNKDQFWVAPLNTDARLMELVRFHTAYDDLLLYKSPSDKTLSKYNSYSRTYDYSNCGQGSGMTLYNNSLYYNCYNSQQMCRMNLDTNEVQHQALPDAVYNNRFSYAAVAYQDMDFAADEEGLWVLYSTEQNAGNIMIGKLNVTSFTIERTWVTAQYKPGVTNAFMVCGVLYATRPVNTRMEEIFYMYDTNTGKEGKLSIMMDKMMETVQSLQYNPNDHKLYMYNDGYLVTYDITFLPSSEPQ from the exons ATGGAGAAGACCCTGCTCATCCTGATTCTGACCCTTGGCTGCTGCACCGCAGCCCCCTCC GATTCTTATAATGTCACTGGGTCAGTAGATGAGGGCGGCCAGTGCCTGTGTACAGTGATCTTGCCTGATAACTCCTTTCCAATGCACAGAATGGAATTCCTGGAGATCACCTCTAGCAACCTGAGCATCAGTGTCCAGCAAGAAATCACCAAG ATTCAGAGCTATCGGAGCTCCTTGGCAGTGTATCTGGAAAGACTGTCCAACCTGACCCTCCGGGTAGAAAAAGTAGAACTGGGAATCCTGTCCTACACCGAGCTGGACTTTGCACTCTTGAAACTGGAGATCAAGGAGATGGAGTCACTTGCCGTGCAGCTGAGGACTTCTCTGAATGGATCCAATATCATCGCTGAGACACTTTTTATGGAG ATCCAGAACATTTCAGTGATGGTCAATCAGCTGGAATCATATGACAAAAACAATGTGCTTGCGGTGCGACGTGAAATCACTTCCCTGAGGAAACGTCTCCAGGACTGTGAGAAGAATCAGACAGTTCTCAGCCCTCCCCCTGTGACTTATG GAACCTGCGACCACGGGAGACTAATAAATGTGACTAAACCATTTGTGGTGCAACTGAACTGGAGGGGCTTCAGCTACAAGTATGGTGGTTGGGGAAAGGACTCATTTGTGGAAACCAGCAACAAAGATCAGTTCTGGGTTGCCCCCCTGAATACCGATGCAAGGCTCATGGAGCTTGTTCGCTTCCACACTGCCTATGATGATCTCCTGCTTTACAAGAGCCCCAGTGACAAGACCCTTTCCAAGTACAACTCCTATTCACGTACCTATGACTATAGCAACTGTGGACAGGGTAGTGGGATGACCCTTTATAATAACTCCCTTTATTATAATTGCTACAATTCCCAGCAGATGTGCCGAATGAACTTGGACACCAACGAAGTACAGCACCAGGCCTTGCCTGACGCCGTCTACAACAACCGCTTCTCTTATGCTGCAGTTGCCTACCAGGATATGGACTTTGCTGCTGATGAAGAAGGGTTGTGGGTGCTGTATTCCACAGAACAAAATGCCGGCAACATTATGATTGGAAAACTCAATGTCACCTCCTTCACTATTGAGCGCACTTGGGTCACTGCACAGTACAAGCCTGGGGTCACCAATGCTTTCATGGTCTGTGGGGTGCTGTATGCCACCAGACCTGTAAACACACGCATGGAAGAGATCTTCTACATGTATGACACCAACACGGGGAAAGAAGGGAAGCTGAGTATCATGATGGACAAGATGATGGAGACAGTTCAGAGCCTACAATACAACCCCAATGACCACAAGCTCTATATGTACAATGATGGCTATCTGGTCACATATGATATCACTTTTCTGCCATCCTCAGAGCCACAGTGA